From the genome of Anopheles moucheti chromosome 3, idAnoMoucSN_F20_07, whole genome shotgun sequence, one region includes:
- the LOC128300590 gene encoding dynamin-1-like protein produces the protein MEALIPVVNKLQDVFNTVGSDAIQLPQIVVLGSQSSGKSSVIESLVGRTFLPRGTGIVTRRPLVLQLVYTPLDDREHRSAEHGTVAVEEWGRFLHIKNKVFTDFNDIREEIENETDRMAGANKGICPEPINLKIYSTKVVNLTLVDLPGITKVPVGDQPEDIEAQIKDLVLKYIENPNSIILAVTAANTDMATSEALKMAKDVDPDGRRTLAVLTKLDLMDAGTDAIDILCGRVIPVKLGIIGVMNRSQQDILDKKAIEDQLRDEAAYLQRKYPTLATRNGTPYLAKTLNRLLMHHIRDCLPDLKTRVNVMASQFQSLLNSYGEDVTDKSQCLLQIITKFASAYCSTIEGTSRNIETTELCGGARICYIFHETFGKTLDSIHPLTGLTKMDILTAIRNATGPRPALFVPEVSFELLVKRQIRRLEDPSLRCVELIHEEMQRIIQHCGTEVQQEMLRFPKLHEKIVDVVTQLLRRRLPTTNCMVENLVQIELAYINTKHPDFHKDAALVPSLIKTDSQDQWAGHQTGNPPSRRPGSNRQLALVDKTGMLNLNHDANQQQMAQQQQQSQNHVAEQTGGWLGSILPPNMEAMIGGGPGSESGNSTASNTPTHGVLSPTKPVNLLPDVPMNHSSRKLTDKEQKDCDVIERLIKSYFYIVRKSIQDSVPKAIMHFLVNFVKDNLQSELVTHLYKSDSANELLNESDHISIRRKEASDMLKALTRANHIISEIRETHMW, from the exons ATGGAAGCTCTCATTCCGGTGGTCAATAAGCTGCAGGATGTTTTCAATACCGTAGGCTCGGATGCCATCCAGTTGCCACAGATTGTTGTCCTTGGCAGCCAG AGCTCGGGTAAAAGTTCGGTCATAGAAAGCCTGGTGGGTCGAACATTTCTTCCGCGAGGTACCGGCATTGTGACGCGTCGTCCTTTGGTCCTCCAGCTCGTCTACACACCGCTTGATGACCGTGAGCACCGCTCGGCCGAACATGGCACGGTGGCCGTGGAGGAGTGGGGTCGTTTCCTGCACATTAAAAACAAGGTTTTTACCGATTTTAACGATATCCGCGAAGAGATTGAAAATGAGACGGACCGAATGGCGGGAGCGAACAAGGGTATCTGTCCGGAGCCGATCAATTTGAAGATTTACTCAACCAAGGTCGTGAATCTGACGTTGGTGGATTTGCCCGGTATTACGAAGGTGCCGGTCGGTGATCAGCCGGAAGATATCGAGGCACAGATTAAGGATTTGGTGCTGAAGTACATCGAAAATCCGAACTCGATCATTTTGGCTGTGACGGCGGCCAACACCGACATGGCAACGAGTGAAGCGCTCAAGATGGCAAAAGACGTCGATCCGGACGGTCGTCGTACGCTTGCGGTGTTGACGAAGCTTGACCTAATGGATGCCGGTACGGATGCGATCGATATTCTGTGCGGGCGTGTCATCCCGGTGAAGTTGGGCATTATCGGCGTGATGAATCGTTCACAACAAGACATACTCGATAAGAAAGCGATCGAAGATCAGTTGCGTGATGAGGCGGCGTATCTGCAACGGAAATACCCGACGCTCGCGACGCGTAATGGCACGCCTTACCTGGCCAAAACGCTTAACCGTCTGCTGATGCATCACATCCGTGACTGTCTACCGGATCTTAAGACGCGCGTTAACGTGATGGCTTCCCAGTTCCAGTCGCTATTGAACTCGTACGGTGAAGATGTGACTGACAAGAGTCAGTGTCTGCTGCAGATCATCACGAAATTTGCGTCAGCCTATTGTTCCACGATCGAGGGCACGTCGCGTAATATTGAAACGACCGAGCTGTGTGGTGGTGCACGGATTTGTTACATTTTCCACGAAACGTTTGGCAAAACGCTTGACTCCATCCATCCGCTGACGGGGTTGACCAAGATGgacattttgaccgccatccgTAACGCGACCGGTCCGCGGCCGGCTCTGTTCGTGCCGGAGGTAAGTTTTGAACTGTTGGTAAAGCGGCAAATCCGTCGCCTGGAAGATCCATCACTTCGGTGCGTGGAGTTGATCCACGAGGAGATGCAACGCATCATACAGCACTGCGGTACGGAAGTGCAGCAGGAGATGCTACGTTTCCCGAAGCTGCACGAAAAAATTGTCGATGTAGTGACGCAGTTGTTGCGTCGACGGTTGCCAACGACCAACTGCATGGTGGAGAACCTGGTGCAGATTGAGCTGGCGTACATTAACACCAAGCATCCGGACTTTCACAAGGATGCGGCACTGGTACCGAGTCTGATAAAAACTGACTCCCAAGATCAGTGGGCCGGACATCAGACAGGCAATCCACCAAGCCGGCGTCCCGGTTCGAATAGACAGCTGGCGCTGGTGGATAAAACGGGCATGCTGAACTTAAATCATGAtgcaaatcaacaacaaatggcacagcagcaacagcagtcaCAAAACCATGTTGCCGAGCAAACGGGTGGATGGCTGGGAAGCATTTTGCCACCCAACATGGAAGCCATGATCGGTGGCGGTCCGGGCAGTGAAAGTGGCAACAGCACGGCCAGCAACACACCTACCCACGGTGTGCTAAGTCCTACCAAACCGGTTAATTTGTTGCCCGACGTTCCGATGAACCATTCGTCCCGCAAGCTGACTGATAAGGAGCAGAAGGATTGTGATGTTATCG AACGCTTGATCAAATCGTACTTTTACATTGTGCGGAAATCGATCCAAGATTCCGTTCCGAAGGCCATTATGCATTTCTTAGTCAACTTTGTGAAGGACAACTTGCAGTCGGAGCTGGTGACGCATCTGTACAAATCCGACTCGGCCAACGAGCTGCTGAACGAATCGGATCACATCTCCATCCGACGCAAGGAAGCAAGCGATATGTTGAAG GCACTGACACGCGCCAATCACATCATCAGTGAAATCCGAGAGACCCACATGTGGTAA
- the LOC128303776 gene encoding actin-related protein 2/3 complex subunit 5-C, whose protein sequence is MAKNTSSSAFRKIDVDQYNEDNFKEDDADQASSGMIVPDEAEINSLLNQGRNIDALKTVLQNAPLMCKNQQVKDNALGLTLRVLLSIKSSQIDAAIESLDDPELCDVLMKYIYRGFEIPSEGSSGHLLTWHEKVFAKGGVGSIVRVLSDSARA, encoded by the exons ATGGCGAAAAATACTTCCAGCTCTGCATTCCGAAAAATTGATGTGGACCAGTACAATGAGGACAACTTCAAGGAAGATGACGCGGATCAAGCCTCCAGTGGGATGATTGTGCCGGATGAAGCGGAAATCAATTCACTACTGAATCA GGGTCGTAACATTGATGCCCTGAAAACAGTCCTCCAGAATGCGCCGCTGATGTGCAAAAACCAGCAAGTAAAGGACAATGCGTTAGGCCTGACGCTGCGTGTGCTACTGTCGATTAAGTCGTCCCAAATCGATGCCGCCATCGAATCACTGGATGATCCGGAATTGTGCGACGTACTTATGAAGTACATCTACCGCGGGTTTGAAATTCCCTCCGAAGGATCGAGTGGCCATCTGCTAACGTGGCACGAGAAGGTATTCGCAAAAGGTGGGGTAGGAAGTATCGTGCGAGTGCTATCGGATAGTGCCCGAGCATAA
- the LOC128304733 gene encoding uncharacterized protein LOC128304733: MVGMSYLRIFLALLVIGCITAIDGEETVVGQGAEGTGVTSSVGQQSVEPSSSSVSSDAVAVGAQGGDKKNAKRHLSFGFGHGYGGGVGFSAGAGYGSSVGVGYGSGLGVGYGSGIGYDGYGSGYGGYGYGAGYGGRFRGYGGYGSYGASYGTGYGGYGGYGANGFHGFHAHYSKPIVTATIKEHIPIAIPKPYPVFVKKTVPVPVPIHKPVPYPVIVRKTVPVPIVVSHPVPVPITKHVPVPVPQPYPVSVPHPVPVKVPTPVVVTKPVVAYSPLVSSPAIVSTPIVSTPIVSTPIVSTPIVTSAGHISVSDHGLHQTHHSHSHYASGGGAYKAYTSGTAGLYAGSGVGQHYGSTGHFGGHLYGSVGSSGAHYGGVGHYGAHYGAGAGHYSGHLSAGVLCDH; the protein is encoded by the exons ATGGTCGGAATGAGCTACCTGAGG ATATTTTTGGCCCTGCTCGTCATTGGCTGCATTACCGCGATTGATGGGGAGGAGACGGTCGTGGGACAAGGTGCGGAAGGTACGGGTGTAACGTCGTCGGTCGGTCAGCAATCGGTCGAGCCCAGCTCATCGTCGGTTTCATCGGATGCAGTTGCTGTTGGGGCACAGGGTGGCGACAAGAAGAACGCTAAGCGCCATCTTTCGTTCGGGTTTGGCCATGGGTACGGTGGAGGCGTTGGATTTTCTGCCGGTGCTGGATACGGATCGAGCGTTGGCGTAGGCTATGGGTCGGGTCTCGGCGTGGGCTATGGATCGGGTATCGGTTACGATGGATACGGTAGCGGGTACGGAGGCTATGGGTACGGTGCCGGTTACGGCGGTAGATTCCGCGGTTACGGAGGTTACGGTAGTTACGGTGCTAGCTACGGTACCGGTTATGGAGGTTATGGAGGTTACGGAGCGAATGGGTTCCACGGTTTCCATGCACACTACTCGAAACCGATCGTAACGGCCACCATCAAGGAGCACATCCCGATCGCCATTCCCAAACCGTACCCAGTGTTTGTGAAGAAAACCGTCCCGGTGCCGGTACCGATCCACAAACCCGTCCCATACCCGGTGATAGTGAGGAAGACGGTCCCGGTACCGATCGTTGTATCGCACCCGGTACCAGTACCAATCACCAAGCACGTGCCCGTCCCAGTCCCGCAGCCTTATCCGGTGTCCGTTCCGCATCCCGTTCCGGTGAAGGTACCGACCCCGGTTGTCGTAACCAAGCCCGTGGTCGCTTACTCGCCGCTCGTAAGCTCCCCCGCCATCGTCAGCACACCGATCGTGAGTACACCGATCGTCAGCACGCCCATCGTCAGCACACCGATCGTTACCAGTGCGGGACACATTTCCGTCAGCGATCATGGCTTACATCAGACGCACCACTCGCACAGCCATTATGCGTCGGGCGGTGGTGCGTACAAAGCGTACACTTCCGGCACAGCCGGTCTTTACGCGGGCAGCGGCGTTGGGCAGCACTACGGTTCCACCGGCCATTTCGGCGGGCATCTCTACGGCAGTGTAGGATCGTCCGGCGCACACTACGGCGGTGTGGGACATTATGGTGCGCACTATGGAGCCGGCGCTGGCCACTATTCGGGCCATCTAAGCGCTGGAGTCCTGTGCGATCACTAG
- the LOC128302660 gene encoding hornerin-like: protein MNKLVFVVLCALLVGGALGEAALGNYYKDVVREQHKLINEMNQNFTELEKASEKLIDLGVYVGKYKLPPKTVKITKTVAVKVPVPFPVKVPEPVPVPVPVSKPVPVPVPTLVAVPVESTVATVAAVTVAGSTSGPSPSPVPADADPASSQAHASTVQVQEYVQSFPIHSVYDAGDDYNPMEGNRLALAEHTASPTESTFSKPSPSSLQQLEEYQHQYAQHHQRHTGQHSQQQKHRQHQKPTQTGPHPGAEHYYHGGHGGGGVGGGQRQYYVGGAQVQTGAHSAAKFRPESHALQSAAESYDFGDGANQFHTSAFARATDTPYSTAAGISGGKSAPSAPSAIGEGYRFASEQQQFQRGQHGGASFESQQYGRGGSGSGSGGGGAGAGGRGGAGESSGGRNVGADIGGIGGSDPEAGAHSYAKFGEAAAIQADNEATPVPRFQSEGETRLQAGFEAGFQEGLQTTHQAGLEAGLEAGFQAGLQADQGAEKGAQHHGAGAKTKEVNDLTPRPFQVVRESYPRYEKPDFGRYHTDASGHHHRDTDRPQQGSVRGGGGGSVLAEGYSHPAFAKSNRPGAAAAGALPTATTHGYPVSGDRTVYPQISTAGYHHSHPYPADLPGEAHKDLRHQANTAGDPFPFYHATKHDPLLAGPALKPYHADAAAGGPSYQLQQQYGEHKESPARGSSAQTVHEFHHAGGYHAFTEHHHHHGQHEQFGQKHKGGYGSSAKPTVYSVPSDAHLYPSYNDHDHHHGSGNNGAAPSHDHAGTGGKFHYHFHNIHPVGDGGAGSGSNDHHEPAASEHQYAVHTGLGQYGGVAGPDGSLVTSYDPPASGSTFHLHDDGTGDMFAGASTVHEQQHRAPYEESSPYGHAH from the exons ATGAATAAGCTT GTGTTCGTGGTACTGTGTGCGCTGCTGGTTGGCGGGGCGCTGGGTGAAGCGGCGCTCGGCAACTATTACAAGGATGTCGTGCGGGAGCAGCATAAACTGATCAATGAGATGAATCAAAACTTTACCGAGCTGGAAAAGGCCAGCGAAAAGCTGATCGATCTGGGTGTCTACGTCGGCAAGTACAAGCTGCCACCGAAGACGGTCAAGATCACGAAAACGGTGGCGGTGAAGGTGCCAGTACCGTTCCCGGTGAAGGTACCGGAACCGGTTCCGGTCCCGGTGCCGGTGAGCAAACCTGTCCCGGTACCCGTCCCGACGCTGGTCGCCGTACCGGTCGAGAGTACTGTCGCCACCGTGGCGGCGGTTACTGTGGCCGGTAGCACCAGCGGCCCAAGCCCGTCGCCGGTGCCCGCGGATGCTGACCCAGCGTCGTCACAGGCGCACGCGAGCACGGTGCAGGTCCAAGAGTACGTACAATCGTTTCCAATACACTCTGTATACGACGCTGGCGACGATTACAATCCCATGGAAGGAAACCGTCTCGCACTAGCGGAACACACTGCATCCCCTACTGAGAGCACGTTCAGTAAACCAAGTCCTTCTTCACTTCAACAGTTGGAAGAATATCAGCACCAGTACGCCCAGCACCACCAGCGCCACACCGGGCAGCattcgcagcagcagaagcatcGCCAGCATCAAAAGCCAACGCAAACGGGACCGCATCCGGGCGCGGAACACTACTACCACGGGGGACACGGGGGCGGCGGGGTCGGCGGGGGGCAACGACAGTACTATGTCGGTGGTGCTCAAGTTCAAACCGGTGCGCATTCGGCTGCAAAGTTCCGACCTGAGTCTCATGCGCTCCAATCGGCGGCCGAGTCGTATGACTTCGGGGACGGCGCTAACCAATTCCACACGTCCGCGTTCGCCCGTGCCACGGATACGCCCTATTCCACTGCGGCAGGCATCTCCGGAGGCAAATCTGCACCGTCTGCGCCGTCGGCCATCGGTGAAGGCTACCGCTTTGCCagtgagcagcagcagttccaGCGAGGACAGCACGGAGGAGCTTCCTTCGAGTCTCAGCAATACGGTCGAGGAGGATCAGGATCAGGATCCGGAGGAGGAGGTGCAGGAGCAGGAGGACGAGGAGGAGCGGGAGAATCGAGCGGTGGAAGAAACGTCGGAGCAGATATCGGAGGAATCGGAGGAAGTGACCCGGAAGCCGGTGCGCACTCGTACGCCAAGTTCggcgaagctgcggcaatccaAGCGGACAACGAAGCGACCCCGGTACCGCGATTCCAAAGTGAAGGCGAAACGAGACTCCAGGCGGGATTCGAAGCGGGATTCCAAGAAGGGCTACAAACGACACACCAAGCAGGACTCGAAGCGGGACTCGAAGCGGGATTCCAAGCGGGGCTCCAAGCGGACCAAGGTGCCGAAAAAGGCGCGCAACATCATGGAGCCGGTGCCAAAACGAAAGAAGTTAACGATCTCACCCCACGCCCGTTCCAAGTTGTTCGCGAATCGTACCCCCGGTACGAGAAGCCCGATTTCGGTCGCTACCACACCGATGCCAGTGGTCACCACCACCGCGACACCGATCGTCCACAGCAAGGCAGTGTCCGTGGAGGAGGCGGCGGCAGCGTCCTCGCCGAAGGCTACAGTCACCCGGCTTTTGCCAAGTCGAACCGACCTGGTGCAGCAGCCGCCGGAGCTTTACCCACCGCCACAACACACGGTTACCCGGTATCGGGGGATCGGACCGTTTACCCGCAGATATCCACCGCGGGCTACCATCATTCGCATCCATATCCAGCGGACCTTCCAGGGGAAGCGCATAAAGATCTTCGTCATCAAGCCAACACCGCCGGGGACCCCTTCCCTTTCTACCACGCCACCAAACACGATCCCCTTCTTGCTGGGCCAGCCCTCAAACCGTATCACGCAGACGCTGCTGCCGGCGGACCATCCTATCAGCTACAGCAACAGTACGGCGAACACAAGGAGTCCCCGGCGCGCGGTTCATCCGCGCAGACCGTACACGAGTTTCACCACGCCGGTGGCTACCACGCCTTTACcgagcaccaccaccaccacggccAGCACGAGCAGTTTGGCCAGAAGCACAAGGGAGGCTACGGATCCTCCGCCAAGCCCACCGTCTACAGTGTCCCCAGTGACGCACACCTCTACCCTAGCTACAACGaccacgaccaccaccacggaAGCGGCAACAACGGTGCAGCCCCCAGTCACGACCACGCCGGAACAGGCGGAAAGTTCCACTATCACTTCCACAACATCCACCCGGTCGGAGACGGTGGTGCCGGAAGTGGAAGTAACGACCACCACGAGCCCGCTGCCAGCGAGCACCAGTACGCCGTCCACACCGGGCTCGGCCAGTACGGTGGTGTTGCCGGACCGGACGGAAGTCTCGTAACCTCGTACGATCCACCTGCCAGCGGCAGCACCTTTCACCTTCACGACGACGGTACGGGTGACATGTTTGCCGGTGCTTCCACCGTGCATGAGCAACAACACCGTGCACCGTACGAGGAATCTTCGCCGTACGGTCACGCGCATTGA